In Pseudomonas hamedanensis, a single window of DNA contains:
- a CDS encoding flavin-containing monooxygenase, producing the protein MHTYHVLIIGSGFGGQCAAVNLLKAGFDDFRILERREFFGGTWCQNTYPGAAVDVPSPLYSLSFAPYRWSQMFAGQAELRRYTEQVIERFGLRERVELQAEVERVAWDEAEKRWAVHTRAKGSFYAQFLVNATGPLSQPVIPRFPGQDRFQGKTFHTNHWDHSYDYRGKRVAIVGSGASAAQVIPAIAPQVEHLHVFQRTPHWVLPRADRTFGRFQRWLLGLKPAYTLLRWLIYWQFETRVIAFKYSKPAIRLVQQQALRFLKRQVPDPVLRQKLTPDFTIGCKRVLVSSTYYPALNRANVTLHNREQGIASIDETGINTEDDRHIEVDLIVWSTGYDATDGVISYPVSGKNAVQLREVWAEYPRAYLGTSLPDFPNLFIVTGPNTGIGHTSALFIIESQMNYILDCIRTVQANGLRSIEVRHDAERTYTAMIHREMQRTVWKSGGCHSWYQSRSGHVIAMFPGFSFSYHRLTRALKPADHIFS; encoded by the coding sequence ATGCACACCTACCATGTGTTGATCATCGGCAGCGGCTTCGGCGGCCAGTGTGCGGCGGTCAACCTGCTCAAGGCCGGGTTCGATGACTTTCGGATACTGGAGCGACGCGAGTTTTTCGGCGGTACCTGGTGCCAGAACACCTACCCCGGCGCAGCGGTGGACGTGCCGTCGCCGCTGTACTCGCTGTCATTCGCGCCCTACCGCTGGTCGCAGATGTTTGCCGGCCAGGCAGAACTGCGGCGCTACACCGAGCAGGTGATCGAGCGATTCGGCCTGCGTGAACGGGTGGAGCTGCAAGCCGAGGTCGAGCGCGTCGCATGGGACGAGGCGGAAAAACGCTGGGCGGTGCATACCCGCGCCAAGGGCAGCTTTTACGCGCAGTTCCTGGTCAATGCCACAGGGCCGTTGAGTCAGCCGGTCATCCCGCGCTTTCCTGGGCAAGATCGCTTTCAGGGCAAGACGTTTCATACAAACCATTGGGATCACAGCTACGATTATCGCGGTAAACGCGTGGCGATTGTCGGCAGCGGCGCCAGCGCGGCGCAGGTCATTCCGGCGATTGCGCCGCAGGTCGAACACCTGCATGTGTTTCAGCGCACACCGCACTGGGTGCTGCCGCGCGCTGATCGCACATTCGGCCGTTTCCAACGCTGGCTGCTCGGTTTGAAACCGGCCTATACGCTGCTGCGCTGGCTGATTTACTGGCAGTTCGAGACCCGGGTGATCGCCTTCAAATACTCGAAACCGGCGATTCGTCTGGTGCAACAACAGGCGTTGCGCTTTCTCAAGCGCCAGGTGCCGGACCCGGTGCTGCGACAGAAACTCACCCCTGACTTCACCATCGGCTGCAAACGGGTGCTGGTGTCCAGCACGTATTACCCGGCGCTGAACCGCGCCAACGTTACGCTGCACAATCGCGAGCAAGGCATCGCCTCGATTGATGAAACCGGGATAAACACCGAGGACGACCGGCACATCGAAGTGGACCTGATCGTTTGGTCGACCGGTTACGACGCCACCGATGGCGTCATTTCCTACCCGGTCAGCGGCAAAAACGCCGTGCAACTCAGAGAGGTCTGGGCCGAATACCCGCGCGCCTATCTGGGTACCAGCCTGCCGGACTTTCCTAACCTGTTCATCGTTACAGGCCCCAACACCGGCATCGGTCATACCTCGGCGCTGTTCATCATCGAATCACAGATGAACTACATCCTCGACTGCATTCGCACCGTGCAGGCCAACGGCTTGCGCAGCATCGAAGTGCGCCATGACGCGGAACGTACCTACACTGCAATGATCCACCGGGAAATGCAGCGCACGGTTTGGAAGTCCGGCGGCTGCCACAGTTGGTACCAGAGCAGGAGCGGTCATGTGATCGCCATGTTTCCCGGCTTCAGTTTCAGTTATCACCGGCTGACCCGGGCACTGAAACCGGCCGACCATATTTTCTCTTGA
- a CDS encoding alpha/beta fold hydrolase, with product MLLLFVALAVFLAWSWLSYPAVGHWLYDLSMAIEAKLYKLHKIDVPIAEMSVSTWQGGPYEASSAILMLHGFSADKNLWLRCARHFVRQYRVIIPDLAGHGETGFKAGGGYDIPVQAKRMIQLLDVCGVEKVHVVGNSMGGYIAAWLAATYPERIASVALIDPAGVTAPQPSDMERHLARGHNPFLIDSREDFQRLYAMTMESPPWVPKLVLDAVAQRYEQQRDELEEIFRDFHASPPMEPKLPEIKCPALLLWGRKDRLIDVSSVPVWSKGIANLRVDVWDHVGHMPMVEQPGNTARLYEEFLRGQK from the coding sequence ATGCTTTTGCTGTTTGTCGCTCTCGCGGTTTTCCTGGCCTGGAGCTGGTTGAGTTATCCGGCGGTCGGCCACTGGCTGTATGACCTGAGCATGGCGATCGAGGCCAAGCTGTACAAATTGCACAAGATCGACGTGCCCATCGCCGAGATGAGCGTGTCGACCTGGCAGGGCGGGCCGTATGAAGCGTCGAGCGCGATTCTGATGCTCCACGGCTTCAGCGCCGACAAGAACCTGTGGCTGCGCTGCGCGCGGCATTTCGTCCGCCAGTATCGGGTGATCATTCCGGACCTGGCCGGCCACGGCGAAACCGGCTTCAAGGCCGGCGGCGGCTACGACATCCCGGTTCAGGCCAAGCGCATGATTCAACTGCTCGATGTCTGCGGCGTGGAGAAAGTCCATGTGGTCGGCAATTCCATGGGCGGCTACATCGCAGCGTGGCTGGCGGCGACCTATCCGGAGCGGATCGCCTCGGTCGCACTGATCGACCCGGCTGGCGTCACCGCACCGCAGCCGAGCGACATGGAACGTCACCTGGCCCGGGGGCACAATCCGTTTCTGATTGATTCCCGCGAGGATTTCCAGCGCTTGTACGCCATGACCATGGAATCGCCTCCGTGGGTGCCGAAACTGGTGCTGGATGCCGTTGCCCAGCGTTACGAGCAGCAACGCGATGAACTCGAGGAGATCTTCCGCGACTTTCATGCCAGCCCGCCGATGGAGCCAAAGCTGCCCGAAATCAAATGCCCGGCGCTGTTGCTGTGGGGGCGCAAGGATCGCTTGATCGACGTCAGCAGCGTGCCGGTCTGGAGCAAGGGCATCGCCAATCTGCGGGTCGATGTCTGGGATCACGTCGGGCACATGCCGATGGTCGAGCAGCCGGGGAATACCGCGCGGCTGTATGAAGAATTCCTGCGAGGTCAAAAATGA